One segment of Phaeacidiphilus oryzae TH49 DNA contains the following:
- the prmC gene encoding peptide chain release factor N(5)-glutamine methyltransferase translates to MNLLLAEVAQATQRLADAGVPSPRFDAEELAAHIHGVKRGELHTVGDGDFDARYWEAIARREAREPLQHITGSAFFRYLELKVGPGVFVPRPETESVVGWAIDALRDMDVAEPVVVDLCTGSGAIALAIAQEVPRSRVYAVELDDGAHGWARRNIEASPDAGRITLLRGDATRAFEDDPSAAGRFDLVISNPPYIPLTEWEYVAPEARDHDPQLALFSGEDGLDTLRGIERVAARLLRPGGVVVVEHADTQGGQVPWLFREDQGWVDAADHRDLNNRPRFATARRAAP, encoded by the coding sequence ATGAACCTGCTGCTCGCCGAGGTGGCCCAGGCCACCCAGCGACTGGCCGACGCCGGCGTGCCCTCACCCCGCTTCGACGCCGAGGAACTGGCCGCGCACATCCACGGCGTCAAGCGCGGCGAGCTGCACACCGTGGGCGACGGCGACTTCGACGCCCGGTACTGGGAGGCGATCGCCCGCCGCGAGGCCCGCGAGCCGCTGCAGCACATCACCGGCAGCGCCTTCTTCCGGTATCTGGAGCTCAAGGTCGGCCCCGGGGTCTTCGTGCCCCGGCCGGAGACCGAGTCCGTGGTCGGCTGGGCGATAGACGCGCTGCGGGACATGGACGTGGCCGAGCCGGTCGTCGTCGACCTGTGCACGGGCAGCGGGGCGATCGCCCTGGCCATCGCGCAGGAGGTGCCGCGCAGCCGGGTCTACGCGGTCGAGCTGGACGACGGCGCCCACGGCTGGGCCCGGCGGAACATCGAGGCCAGCCCGGACGCCGGCCGGATCACCCTGCTGCGGGGCGACGCCACCCGGGCCTTCGAGGACGACCCGTCCGCGGCGGGCCGCTTCGACCTGGTCATCAGCAACCCCCCGTACATCCCCCTCACCGAGTGGGAGTACGTCGCCCCCGAGGCCCGCGACCACGACCCGCAGCTGGCGCTGTTCTCCGGCGAGGACGGGCTGGACACCTTGCGCGGGATCGAGCGGGTCGCCGCCCGGCTGCTCCGCCCCGGCGGGGTCGTCGTGGTGGAGCACGCCGACACCCAGGGCGGCCAGGTGCCGTGGCTGTTCCGGGAGGACCAGGGCTGGGTGGACGCCGCGGACCACCGGGATCTGAACAACCGCCCCCGGTTCGCCACCGCGCGGCGGGCCGCGCCGTGA
- the prfA gene encoding peptide chain release factor 1, protein MFEAVGELLAEHADLEKRLADPGVHADQANARRLSKRYAELTPITETYRAWLAAGEDIETARELADEEPEFAAEVKQLEAQREELTERLRLLLVPRDPSDDKDVILEVKAGEGGEESALFAGDLLRMYLRYAERVGWKTEILEANESDLGGYKDVQVAVKARANAEPGQGVWARLKYEGGVHRVQRVPATESQGRIHTSAAGVLVLPEAEEVDVEINPNDLRIDVYRSSGPGGQSVNTTDSAVRITHLPSGIVVSCQNEKSQLQNKESALRILRARLLAAAQEEADREASDARRSQVRTVDRSERIRTYNFPENRISDHRTGFKAYNLDQVLDGDLDALIQSAVDADAAAKLAAAQQS, encoded by the coding sequence ATGTTCGAGGCAGTCGGAGAGCTGCTCGCGGAGCACGCCGACCTCGAGAAGAGGCTGGCCGACCCCGGCGTCCACGCCGACCAGGCGAACGCCAGGAGGCTGTCCAAGCGCTACGCCGAGCTGACCCCCATCACCGAGACCTACCGGGCCTGGCTCGCGGCCGGCGAGGACATCGAGACCGCCCGGGAACTCGCCGACGAGGAACCGGAGTTCGCCGCCGAGGTCAAGCAGCTGGAGGCGCAGCGCGAGGAGCTCACCGAGAGGCTCCGGCTGCTGTTGGTCCCGCGCGACCCCAGCGACGACAAGGACGTGATCCTGGAGGTCAAGGCCGGGGAGGGCGGCGAGGAGTCCGCCCTCTTCGCCGGCGACCTGCTGCGGATGTACCTGCGGTACGCCGAGCGGGTCGGCTGGAAGACCGAGATCCTCGAGGCCAACGAGTCCGACCTGGGCGGGTACAAGGACGTCCAGGTCGCGGTGAAGGCGCGGGCCAACGCGGAGCCGGGGCAGGGCGTGTGGGCCCGCCTCAAGTACGAGGGCGGGGTGCACCGCGTGCAGCGGGTGCCGGCCACCGAGTCGCAGGGCCGCATCCACACCTCGGCAGCGGGGGTGCTGGTGCTGCCCGAGGCGGAGGAGGTCGACGTCGAGATCAACCCCAACGACCTGCGGATCGACGTCTACCGCTCCTCTGGGCCCGGCGGGCAGTCGGTGAACACCACCGACTCCGCGGTGCGGATCACCCACCTGCCGTCCGGGATCGTGGTCTCCTGCCAGAACGAGAAGAGCCAGCTCCAGAACAAGGAGTCGGCGCTGCGGATCCTCCGGGCCCGGCTGCTCGCCGCCGCCCAGGAGGAGGCGGACCGCGAGGCGTCCGACGCCCGCCGCAGCCAGGTGCGCACCGTCGACCGCTCGGAGCGGATCCGCACCTACAACTTCCCGGAGAACCGGATCTCCGACCACCGCACCGGGTTCAAGGCGTACAACCTGGACCAGGTGCTGGACGGGGATCTGGACGCGCTGATCCAGTCGGCCGTGGACGCCGACGCGGCGGCCAAACTGGCCGCCGCGCAGCAGAGTTGA
- the rpmE gene encoding 50S ribosomal protein L31, whose product MKRDIHPEYVVTKVTCTCGNEFTTRSTETSGEIRADICSNCHPFYTGKQKIMDTGGRVARFEARYGKK is encoded by the coding sequence TTGAAGCGCGACATTCACCCTGAGTACGTGGTCACCAAGGTGACCTGCACCTGTGGCAACGAGTTCACCACCCGCTCGACCGAGACCTCGGGCGAGATCCGGGCGGACATCTGCTCCAACTGCCACCCCTTCTACACCGGCAAGCAGAAGATCATGGACACCGGTGGCCGTGTGGCCCGCTTCGAGGCCCGCTACGGCAAGAAGTAG
- a CDS encoding LCP family protein encodes MDEDRTARDRALRGAHRRPRYRRRLRIAAWSAAGVVVVGVGAAAGVAYWQLDGNLKSVDINAQLGTDRPSAATDGSQNILVLGSDSRSGSNHAMAGGVTDGTARSDTAMVVHIDRDHSAASVVSIPRDTLVNRPACTGTDGHSPEPAAAGVMFNSAYQTGGAVCAVKTAESMTGLRMNHYVEVDFSGFAKLIDDIGGVTVTTTKQIDDPDSKLRLPAGTHRLNGTQALAFVRTRHSVGDGSDLGRIELQHQMVAAIAKQAGASSLLSDPGKLYSLANDATRSVTTDSDLGSVASLVSFGESVKGISASKLTMVTMPTQPAVSDPNRLEANPVLAKQLWGALKQDRPVPESVVRNEPANPVTG; translated from the coding sequence ATGGACGAGGACCGAACGGCGCGTGACCGTGCCCTGCGCGGCGCGCACCGCAGGCCGCGCTACCGGCGCCGGCTGCGGATCGCCGCCTGGTCGGCGGCCGGCGTGGTGGTGGTCGGCGTCGGCGCCGCGGCGGGCGTCGCGTACTGGCAGCTGGACGGCAATCTGAAGAGCGTCGACATCAACGCCCAGCTCGGCACCGACCGCCCGTCCGCCGCCACGGACGGCTCGCAGAACATCCTGGTGCTGGGCTCGGACTCGCGGTCCGGCAGCAACCACGCGATGGCCGGCGGGGTCACCGACGGCACGGCCCGCTCGGACACCGCGATGGTCGTCCACATCGACCGGGACCACAGCGCGGCCTCCGTGGTGTCGATCCCCAGGGACACCCTGGTGAACCGCCCGGCCTGCACCGGGACGGACGGCCACAGCCCGGAGCCGGCCGCGGCCGGGGTGATGTTCAACTCCGCCTACCAGACCGGTGGGGCGGTCTGCGCGGTGAAGACCGCCGAGTCGATGACCGGGCTGCGGATGAACCACTACGTCGAGGTGGACTTCTCCGGCTTCGCCAAGCTGATCGACGACATCGGCGGGGTGACGGTCACCACCACCAAGCAGATCGACGACCCGGACAGCAAGCTCCGGCTGCCCGCGGGCACCCACAGGCTGAACGGCACCCAGGCGCTGGCCTTCGTCCGCACCCGGCACAGCGTGGGAGACGGCAGCGACCTGGGGCGGATAGAGCTCCAGCACCAGATGGTGGCCGCGATCGCCAAGCAGGCGGGGGCCTCCAGCCTCCTCAGCGACCCCGGCAAGCTCTACTCGCTGGCGAACGACGCGACCCGGTCCGTCACCACCGACTCCGACCTGGGCTCGGTGGCCTCGCTGGTCTCCTTCGGGGAGAGCGTCAAGGGCATCTCGGCGAGCAAGCTGACCATGGTGACGATGCCCACCCAGCCGGCCGTCTCCGACCCGAACCGGCTGGAGGCGAACCCGGTGCTGGCCAAGCAGCTCTGGGGCGCGCTGAAGCAGGACCGGCCGGTGCCGGAGTCGGTCGTGCGGAACGAGCCGGCCAACCCCGTCACGGGTTGA
- the rho gene encoding transcription termination factor Rho: MTEIQQQPTRDGETREGGRRDRRDRGNQRDRQNAESGEGRQGGQGGDDGDQQQRGEGGRRNRRDRRDRGGNAGGGNAAQDGDGGNRGDRDRGNRGDRDRDNRDRDRRDNQDDDDFDGGRGRRRGRYRDRNRRGRGRDFDTNEPQISEDDVLIPVAGILDILDNYAFVRTSGYLPGPNDVYVSLAQVRKNGLRKGDAITGAVRQPREGERREKFNALVRLDSVNGMDPENGRGRAEFGKLTPLYPQERLRLETDPTALSTRIIDMVTPIGKGQRGLIVAPPKTGKTMILQAIANAITHNNPECHLMVVLVDERPEEVTDMQRSVKGEVISSTFDRPAEDHTTVAELAIERAKRLVELGHDVVILLDSITRLGRAYNLAAPASGRILSGGVDSTALYPPKKFFGAARNIENGGSLTILATALVETGSRMDEVIFEEFKGTGNMELKLDRKLADKRIFPAVDVDASGTRKEEILMGSEELAIVWKLRRVLHALDQQQAIELLLDKMKETKSNGEFLMQIAKTTPAPGE, translated from the coding sequence GTGACGGAGATCCAGCAGCAGCCGACCCGCGACGGGGAGACCCGCGAGGGCGGCCGCCGCGACCGCCGGGACCGCGGCAACCAGCGGGACCGCCAGAACGCGGAGTCCGGCGAGGGCCGCCAGGGCGGCCAGGGCGGTGACGACGGCGACCAGCAGCAGCGTGGCGAGGGCGGCCGGCGCAACCGCCGCGATCGCCGGGACCGCGGCGGCAACGCCGGCGGCGGCAACGCGGCCCAGGACGGCGACGGCGGCAACCGGGGCGACCGGGACCGCGGCAACCGGGGCGACCGGGACCGCGACAACCGCGACCGCGACCGCCGCGACAACCAGGACGACGACGACTTCGACGGCGGCCGCGGCCGGCGCCGGGGCCGCTACCGGGACCGCAACCGCCGCGGCCGCGGGCGCGACTTCGACACCAACGAGCCGCAGATCTCCGAGGACGACGTCCTGATCCCGGTCGCGGGCATCCTCGACATCCTGGACAACTACGCCTTCGTCCGGACCTCCGGCTACCTGCCCGGCCCGAACGACGTCTACGTCTCGCTGGCCCAGGTCCGGAAGAACGGGCTGCGCAAGGGTGACGCGATCACCGGCGCGGTGCGCCAGCCGCGCGAGGGCGAGCGCCGGGAGAAGTTCAACGCCCTGGTCCGCCTGGACTCGGTGAACGGCATGGACCCGGAGAACGGCCGCGGCCGCGCCGAGTTCGGCAAGCTGACCCCCCTGTACCCGCAGGAGCGGCTGCGCCTGGAGACCGACCCGACGGCGCTGTCGACCCGGATCATCGACATGGTGACCCCGATCGGCAAGGGCCAGCGCGGTCTGATCGTCGCCCCGCCGAAGACCGGCAAGACGATGATCCTGCAGGCGATCGCCAACGCGATCACCCACAACAACCCCGAGTGCCACCTGATGGTCGTCCTGGTCGACGAGCGTCCGGAAGAGGTCACCGACATGCAGCGGTCGGTGAAGGGCGAGGTCATCTCCTCGACCTTCGACCGCCCGGCCGAGGACCACACCACGGTCGCCGAGCTCGCCATCGAGCGGGCGAAGCGGCTGGTGGAGCTGGGCCACGACGTGGTGATCCTGCTGGACTCGATCACCCGTCTGGGCCGCGCCTACAACCTGGCGGCGCCGGCCTCCGGCCGCATCCTCTCCGGTGGTGTCGACTCGACCGCGCTCTACCCGCCGAAGAAGTTCTTCGGCGCGGCGCGGAACATCGAGAACGGCGGCTCGCTGACCATCCTGGCCACCGCGCTGGTCGAGACCGGCTCGCGGATGGACGAGGTGATCTTCGAGGAGTTCAAGGGCACCGGCAACATGGAGCTCAAGCTCGACCGGAAGCTCGCCGACAAGCGGATCTTCCCGGCGGTGGACGTGGACGCGTCCGGCACCCGCAAGGAGGAGATCCTGATGGGCAGCGAGGAGCTGGCCATCGTCTGGAAGCTCCGCCGGGTCCTCCACGCTCTGGACCAGCAGCAGGCCATCGAGCTGCTGCTGGACAAGATGAAGGAGACCAAGAGCAACGGCGAGTTCCTGATGCAGATCGCCAAGACCACCCCGGCCCCCGGGGAGTAG
- a CDS encoding Rho termination factor N-terminal domain-containing protein — protein MSDTTDLMGARPDAEASDSAVAPAPKRRRTTGTGLNAMVLAELQQLASGLGISGTGRMRKQQLIDAIKEKSGGDPLLAAGADTAAPAKRPTRSRAKAAEGAEVADSALAAGSAPAKGAEQDGAGAGEAAKESEGRSTRRSRVTRESADEAERAAQQQIDIPGQPNGDAAAPARRSRRATAPAGPRRSAPAPRPRPVRRAPPPPPRP, from the coding sequence GTGAGCGACACCACCGATCTGATGGGCGCGCGCCCGGACGCCGAGGCGTCCGACTCCGCCGTCGCCCCGGCGCCGAAGCGCCGTCGGACCACGGGCACCGGGCTGAACGCCATGGTGCTCGCCGAGCTCCAGCAGCTCGCCTCCGGCCTCGGCATCAGCGGTACGGGGCGGATGCGCAAGCAGCAGCTCATCGACGCCATCAAGGAGAAGAGCGGCGGGGACCCGCTGCTCGCGGCCGGCGCGGACACCGCCGCGCCGGCGAAGCGTCCGACGCGTTCCCGGGCCAAGGCCGCGGAGGGCGCCGAGGTGGCCGACTCCGCGCTGGCCGCCGGGTCCGCGCCCGCCAAGGGGGCTGAGCAGGACGGCGCCGGGGCCGGGGAGGCCGCGAAGGAGTCCGAGGGCCGTTCGACCCGCCGTTCGCGGGTCACCCGCGAGTCGGCCGATGAGGCCGAGCGCGCGGCCCAGCAGCAGATCGACATCCCGGGCCAGCCGAACGGCGACGCCGCCGCGCCGGCCCGCAGGTCCCGCCGGGCCACCGCGCCCGCCGGGCCCCGTCGGAGCGCTCCGGCGCCGCGGCCGCGACCGGTACGGCGGGCTCCGCCACCGCCACCGCGACCGTGA
- the thrB gene encoding homoserine kinase, with protein sequence MAGPAFRAAAVRVRVPATTANLGPGYDSLGLALSLYDDVVVRVAESDLHVDIAGEGADTLPRDERHLMVRSMRAAFDLLGGQPRGLEVVCANRIPHGRGLGSSSAAIVAGLMAARAVTIGGPERLDDAGLLALASELEGHPDNVAPCLLGGFTIAWTDSDGSERARAARLEPADGLVPVVFVPSQEVLTETARGLLPKQVPHADAAFNAARSALLVAAVTRDPRLLYPATEDRLHQDYRAPAMPGSAALVGALRAEGVPAVISGAGPTVLALLGGERGSGEETSDAVVEKVLGFAGGEWSAHRLGIDLDGAAVLPLTGGGTGAGGVASPQEN encoded by the coding sequence ATGGCCGGTCCCGCTTTTCGCGCCGCCGCGGTACGGGTCCGGGTTCCCGCGACCACCGCGAACCTGGGCCCCGGCTACGACTCGCTCGGCCTCGCCCTCAGCCTCTACGACGACGTGGTGGTGAGGGTCGCGGAGAGCGATCTGCATGTGGACATCGCGGGGGAGGGCGCGGACACCCTCCCGCGCGACGAACGGCACCTCATGGTCCGTTCGATGCGCGCCGCCTTCGACCTGCTCGGCGGCCAGCCGCGCGGTCTCGAGGTGGTGTGCGCCAACCGGATACCCCACGGGAGGGGCCTCGGCTCCTCCTCGGCGGCGATCGTGGCCGGACTGATGGCCGCCCGTGCGGTCACCATCGGCGGACCCGAGCGCCTCGACGACGCCGGACTCCTGGCCCTGGCCTCGGAGTTGGAGGGGCACCCGGACAACGTCGCACCCTGCCTCCTCGGCGGGTTCACCATCGCGTGGACGGACTCCGACGGCTCGGAGCGCGCCCGCGCGGCGCGCCTGGAGCCGGCGGACGGGCTGGTGCCGGTGGTCTTCGTGCCCTCCCAGGAGGTGCTCACGGAGACGGCGCGCGGCCTGCTCCCCAAGCAGGTTCCGCATGCGGACGCCGCCTTCAACGCGGCCCGGTCGGCGCTGCTGGTGGCGGCGGTGACCAGGGATCCGCGGCTGCTCTACCCGGCCACCGAGGACCGGCTGCACCAGGACTACCGCGCTCCGGCGATGCCCGGCAGCGCCGCGCTGGTGGGGGCGCTGCGGGCGGAGGGCGTGCCCGCGGTGATCTCCGGCGCGGGGCCGACCGTCCTCGCGCTGCTCGGGGGAGAGCGGGGGAGCGGGGAGGAGACCTCCGACGCCGTCGTCGAGAAGGTACTCGGCTTCGCCGGCGGCGAGTGGTCCGCGCACCGACTGGGGATCGATCTCGACGGAGCCGCCGTCCTGCCGCTGACCGGCGGCGGAACGGGCGCCGGCGGCGTCGCGTCGCCCCAGGAGAATTAG
- the thrC gene encoding threonine synthase, which translates to MNAVVDASRGAHTHQWRGLIREYGDRLPVTEDTPVVTLLEGGTPLVPAQVLSERTGCDVFLKVEGANPTGSFKDRGMTMAISKAKEEGAQAVICASTGNTSASAAAYAVRAGMVCAVLVPQGKIALGKMGQALVHGAKILQVDGNFDDCLTLARGLSDNYPVALVNSVNPARIEGQKTAAFEIVDMLGDAPGLHVLPVGNAGNITAYWKGYQEYAKDGMSTRTPRMWGFQAHGAAPIVDGAPVRNPQTIATAIRIGNPASWDFAEAARDESGGLIDKVTDRQILSAYRLLASQEGVFVEPASAASVAGLLKKAEEGLVDPGQRIVCTVTGNGLKDPDWAVAGAPQPTVIRADAEAAALQLGLV; encoded by the coding sequence ATGAACGCCGTCGTCGACGCGTCCCGCGGGGCGCACACCCATCAGTGGCGGGGCCTCATCCGCGAATACGGGGACCGCCTCCCGGTCACCGAGGACACGCCGGTGGTCACGCTGCTGGAGGGCGGCACGCCGCTGGTCCCGGCGCAGGTCCTCTCCGAGCGCACCGGCTGCGACGTCTTCCTGAAGGTGGAGGGCGCCAATCCGACCGGCTCCTTCAAGGACCGGGGCATGACCATGGCCATCTCCAAGGCCAAGGAGGAGGGCGCGCAGGCGGTCATCTGCGCCTCCACCGGCAACACCTCCGCGAGCGCCGCGGCGTACGCGGTGCGCGCCGGGATGGTCTGCGCGGTGCTGGTCCCGCAGGGCAAGATCGCCCTGGGCAAGATGGGCCAGGCGCTGGTGCACGGCGCCAAGATCCTCCAGGTGGACGGGAACTTCGACGACTGCCTGACGCTAGCCCGCGGGCTGAGCGACAACTACCCGGTGGCCCTGGTCAATTCGGTCAATCCGGCGCGTATCGAGGGGCAGAAGACGGCCGCCTTCGAGATCGTCGACATGCTCGGCGACGCGCCCGGCCTGCATGTGCTCCCGGTGGGGAACGCGGGCAACATCACCGCGTACTGGAAGGGGTACCAGGAGTACGCCAAGGACGGGATGTCCACGCGTACGCCGCGCATGTGGGGCTTCCAGGCGCATGGCGCGGCGCCCATCGTGGACGGCGCGCCGGTGCGCAACCCGCAGACGATCGCCACCGCGATCCGCATCGGCAACCCCGCCTCCTGGGACTTCGCCGAGGCCGCGCGGGACGAATCGGGTGGACTCATCGACAAGGTGACGGACCGCCAGATCCTCTCCGCGTACCGGCTGCTGGCCTCGCAGGAGGGCGTCTTCGTCGAGCCGGCCTCGGCGGCCTCGGTGGCGGGCCTGCTGAAGAAGGCTGAGGAGGGGCTGGTCGACCCCGGGCAGCGGATCGTCTGCACCGTCACCGGCAACGGCCTCAAGGACCCCGACTGGGCGGTCGCGGGCGCGCCGCAGCCGACGGTCATCCGGGCGGACGCGGAGGCGGCGGCGCTGCAGCTGGGCCTGGTGTAG
- a CDS encoding homoserine dehydrogenase, translating into MMRTRPLKVALLGCGVVGTEVARIMTTHTADLAARIGAPVELAGVAVRRAGRERPGIPSELITTDATALVKRDDIDVVVEVIGGIEPARSLITTAFEHGASVVSANKALLAADGAALHATAAAAGVDLYYEAAVAGAIPLLRPLRESLAGDKVNRILGITNGTTNFILDKMESTGAGYSEALEEATALGYAEADPTADVEGFDAAAKAAILAGIGFHTRVTADDVFREGITEVTAADIASAKEMGCVMKLLAICERTPDGTAVTARVHPAMIPRSHPLANVGGAYNAVFVEAEAAGRLMFYGPGAGGAPTASAVLGDLVAVCRNKLAGAVGPGASAYAQLPVSPMGEVVTRYHVSLDVDDRAGVLSQVAGVFAEHGVSIDTVRQQGREGSQGDASLVVVTHRAKDAALAATIAELQKLDSVRAVASIMRVEGE; encoded by the coding sequence ATGATGCGTACGCGGCCGCTGAAGGTGGCGCTGCTGGGTTGTGGTGTGGTGGGCACCGAGGTCGCCCGCATCATGACGACGCACACGGCCGACCTCGCCGCCCGGATCGGCGCCCCCGTGGAGCTCGCCGGGGTGGCCGTCCGTCGCGCCGGCCGCGAGCGCCCCGGCATCCCCTCCGAGCTGATCACCACCGACGCCACCGCCCTGGTCAAACGGGACGACATCGACGTGGTGGTCGAGGTGATCGGCGGCATCGAGCCCGCGCGCTCCCTGATCACCACCGCCTTCGAGCACGGCGCCTCGGTGGTCAGCGCCAACAAGGCGCTGCTCGCCGCCGACGGCGCTGCCCTCCACGCCACCGCGGCGGCGGCCGGCGTCGACCTCTACTACGAGGCCGCGGTGGCCGGCGCCATCCCGCTGCTCCGCCCGCTGCGCGAGTCGCTGGCCGGCGACAAGGTGAACCGGATCCTCGGGATCACCAACGGCACCACCAACTTCATCCTGGACAAGATGGAGTCCACCGGCGCCGGGTACTCCGAGGCGCTGGAGGAGGCCACCGCCCTCGGTTACGCCGAGGCCGACCCGACCGCCGACGTCGAGGGGTTCGACGCCGCCGCCAAGGCCGCCATCCTGGCCGGCATCGGCTTCCACACCCGGGTCACCGCGGACGACGTCTTCCGCGAGGGCATCACCGAGGTCACCGCCGCCGACATCGCCTCCGCCAAGGAGATGGGCTGCGTGATGAAGCTTCTCGCGATCTGCGAGCGCACCCCCGACGGCACGGCGGTCACCGCCCGCGTCCATCCGGCGATGATCCCGCGCAGCCACCCGCTGGCCAATGTCGGCGGCGCGTACAACGCGGTGTTCGTGGAGGCCGAGGCGGCCGGCCGGCTGATGTTCTACGGTCCGGGCGCCGGCGGCGCCCCCACCGCCAGCGCCGTCCTCGGCGACCTGGTCGCGGTCTGCCGCAACAAGCTGGCCGGGGCGGTCGGCCCGGGCGCCTCCGCCTACGCCCAGCTGCCGGTCAGCCCGATGGGCGAGGTGGTCACCCGCTACCACGTCAGCCTGGACGTGGACGACCGCGCCGGTGTCCTCTCGCAGGTCGCCGGGGTCTTCGCGGAGCACGGTGTGTCCATCGACACCGTTCGCCAGCAGGGACGCGAGGGCAGTCAAGGGGATGCCTCGCTGGTCGTGGTCACCCACCGGGCGAAGGACGCCGCTCTCGCGGCCACCATCGCCGAGCTGCAGAAGCTGGACTCGGTACGCGCAGTGGCCAGCATCATGCGGGTCGAGGGCGAGTAA
- the lysA gene encoding diaminopimelate decarboxylase, which produces MSRSAHPAGPRHGDVLPEGHYAAPPEDLNALDPKVWARTVVRGEAAEGGALQVGGLDVRALAEEYGTPAFILDEADFRARCRAWREAFASERPGSEGADVYYAGKAFLCRAVVRWLHEEGLSLDVCSGGELAVALAAGMPPERIAFHGNNKTRHELEQAVKAGVGHVVVDSYEEIARLAWAAQQFGVRQRVLIRVTVGVEAHTHEFIATAHEDQKFGLSLTGGQAAEAVRRVLNLDSLELAGIHSHIGSQIFDTAGFEVAARRVVGLLAEIRDEHGVELPEIDLGGGLGIAYTSEDDPREPAEIARSLADIVRRECVAADLTPPRLSVEPGRAIVGPTAFTLYEVGTVKPLEGLRTYVSVDGGMSDNIRTALYDADYSVALASRRSAAEPMLSRVVGKHCESGDIVVRDAFLPADTAPGDLLAVPATGAYCRSMASNYNHALRPPVVAVLDGTSRVLVRRETEEDLLRLDVGH; this is translated from the coding sequence ATGAGCCGCTCCGCCCACCCCGCCGGGCCCCGGCACGGAGACGTGCTGCCCGAGGGCCACTACGCCGCGCCGCCGGAGGACCTGAACGCCCTCGACCCGAAGGTGTGGGCGCGGACCGTGGTCCGCGGCGAGGCCGCCGAGGGCGGCGCGCTCCAGGTGGGCGGCCTCGACGTGCGGGCCCTCGCCGAGGAGTACGGCACCCCGGCGTTCATCCTGGACGAGGCGGACTTCCGGGCCCGCTGCCGTGCCTGGCGGGAGGCCTTCGCCTCCGAGCGCCCCGGCAGCGAGGGCGCCGACGTCTACTACGCCGGCAAGGCCTTCCTCTGCCGGGCGGTCGTCCGCTGGCTGCACGAGGAGGGGCTCAGCCTCGACGTGTGCAGCGGCGGCGAGCTCGCGGTGGCCCTGGCGGCCGGGATGCCGCCGGAGCGGATCGCCTTCCACGGCAACAACAAGACCCGCCACGAGCTGGAGCAGGCGGTCAAGGCCGGCGTCGGCCACGTGGTGGTGGACTCCTACGAGGAGATCGCCCGCCTGGCCTGGGCGGCCCAGCAGTTCGGCGTCCGCCAGCGGGTGCTGATCCGGGTCACGGTCGGTGTCGAGGCGCACACCCACGAGTTCATCGCGACCGCCCACGAGGACCAGAAGTTCGGTCTCTCGCTCACCGGCGGCCAGGCCGCGGAGGCGGTTCGCCGGGTCCTCAACCTGGACTCCCTGGAGCTCGCCGGGATCCACTCGCACATCGGCTCGCAGATCTTCGACACCGCGGGCTTCGAGGTGGCCGCCCGCCGGGTGGTCGGCCTCCTCGCCGAGATCCGCGACGAGCACGGCGTGGAGCTGCCCGAGATCGACCTCGGCGGCGGCCTCGGCATCGCCTACACCAGCGAGGACGACCCCCGCGAGCCCGCCGAGATCGCCAGGTCGCTGGCCGACATCGTCCGCCGCGAGTGCGTGGCCGCCGATCTCACCCCGCCCCGGCTGTCGGTGGAGCCGGGCCGGGCGATCGTCGGCCCGACCGCGTTCACCCTCTACGAGGTCGGCACCGTCAAGCCGCTGGAGGGCCTGCGCACCTACGTCAGTGTGGACGGCGGGATGTCCGACAACATCCGTACCGCCCTCTACGACGCCGACTACTCGGTGGCGCTGGCCTCGCGCCGGAGCGCCGCCGAGCCGATGCTGTCCAGGGTGGTCGGCAAGCACTGCGAGTCCGGCGACATCGTCGTGCGGGACGCCTTCCTTCCCGCCGACACCGCCCCGGGGGACCTCCTCGCCGTGCCCGCCACCGGCGCCTACTGCCGCTCCATGGCCAGCAACTACAACCACGCCCTGCGGCCCCCCGTGGTCGCGGTGCTGGACGGCACGTCCCGGGTCCTGGTCCGCCGGGAGACGGAGGAGGACCTGCTGCGCCTGGACGTCGGACACTAG